A window of Chitinophaga sp. MM2321 contains these coding sequences:
- a CDS encoding DoxX family protein, protein MRKLFSTGYTNGAVNFSMLVLRLVSGGLLMLHGWPKLVNFAAKMNSFPDPLGVGHKISLGMVVFAEFFCSIFIMLGLMTRLATIPVMICMCVVIFSIHGQDTAALNFGKIELPMLFLTSFIVLFFTGPGRFSIDGALGK, encoded by the coding sequence ATGAGAAAACTGTTCTCTACTGGTTACACCAACGGTGCTGTAAATTTTTCCATGCTGGTGCTCCGGCTGGTATCTGGCGGCCTTTTAATGCTACATGGCTGGCCTAAGCTTGTCAATTTTGCGGCCAAAATGAATTCTTTTCCTGATCCTTTAGGGGTAGGACACAAAATTTCCCTGGGAATGGTGGTATTCGCCGAATTTTTCTGTTCGATATTTATCATGTTGGGTCTGATGACCAGACTGGCTACTATTCCCGTGATGATCTGCATGTGCGTGGTTATTTTTTCCATTCACGGCCAGGATACTGCCGCACTTAATTTTGGCAAAATTGAGTTGCCCATGCTGTTTCTGACATCATTTATAGTACTTTTCTTTACAGGACCCGGTAGGTTTTCAATTGATGGCGCATTAGGAAAATAA